The Alosa sapidissima isolate fAloSap1 chromosome 8, fAloSap1.pri, whole genome shotgun sequence genome contains a region encoding:
- the ap3m2 gene encoding AP-3 complex subunit mu-2 encodes MIHSLFLVNSSGDIFLEKHWKSVVSRSVCDYFFEAQERASEPENVPPVIPTPHHYLINVFRHKIFFVAVIQTEVPPLFVIEFLHRVVDTFQDYFGVCSEAAIKDNVVVVYELLEEMLDNGFPLATESNILKELIKPPTILRTVVNTITGSTNVGEQLPTGQLSVVPWRRTGVKYTNNEAYFDVVEEIDAIIDKSGSTITAEIQGVIDACVKLTGMPDLTLSFMNPRLLDDVSFHPCVRFKRWEAERILSFIPPDGNFRLLSYHVSSQNLVAIPVYVKHNITFREGSSQGRFELTLGPKQTMGKAVESVLVSSQMPRGVLNVNLTPSQGTYTFDPVTKLLSWDVGKINPQKLPSLKGSMSLQTGASKPDENPTFNIQFKIQQLAISGLKVNRLDMYGEKYKPFKGIKYMTKAGKFQVRT; translated from the exons ATGATCCACAGCCTATTCCTGGTGAACTCTTCGGGGGACATCTTCCTGGAGAAGCACTGGAAGAGTGTTGTGAGCCGTTCCGTGTGCGATTACTTCTTCGAGGCTCAAGAACGCGCATCTGAGCCTGAGAACGTCCCACCTGTCATCCCGACCCCTCACCACTACCTCATCAATGTGTTCAGACACAAGATATTCTTTGTAGCTGTCATTCAGACAGAGGTGCCTCCGCTTTTTGTCATTGAGTTCCTTCACCGAGTGGTGGACACGTTCCAG GACTATTTCGGAGTTTGTAGTGAAGCTGCCATTAAGGACAATGTAGTTGTTGTGTACGAGCTCTTAGAGGAGATGCTTGACAACGGCTTCCCTCTGGCCACTGAGTCCAACATCCTCAAAGAACTGATAAAGCCACCCACCATCCTCCGCACAGTGGTCAACACTATCACAG GAAGTACTAATGTAGGGGAGCAGCTTCCCACCGGCCAGCTCTCTGTTGTACCGTGGAGACGCACAGGTGTGAAATACACCAACAACGAGGCCTATTTTGACGTGGTGGAAGAGATTGATGCTATCATTGACAAGTCAG GTTCCACTATAACTGCGGAGATCCAAGGAGTGATTGATGCCTGTGTGAAGCTGACAGGCATGCCTGATCTCACTCTCTCGTTTATG AACCCCCGACTGCTGGATGACGTCAGTTTCCATCCATGTGTGAGGTTCAAGCGCTGGGAGGCTGAGCGAATTCTGTCTTTCATTCCTCCAGATGGAAACTTCCGGCTGCTGTCGTACCACGTCAGCTCGCAGAA CCTGGTGGCGATCCCTGTGTATGTGAAGCACAACATCACCTTCAGGGAGGGCAGCTCCCAGGGCCGCTTTGAGCTGACGCTGGGCCCCAAGCAGACCATGGGCAAGGCCGTGGAATCGGTGCTGGTCAGCAGTCAGATGCCACGGGGAGTCCTAAACGTCAACCTCACCCCCTCACAGGGCACCTACACTTTCGACCCAGTCACCAAG CTCTTATCGTGGGATGTTGGTAAGATCAACCCCCAGAAGCTCCCCAGCCTCAAGGGATCGATGAGCCTGCAAACTGGTGCCTCCAAACCAGATGAGAATCCCACCTTCAACATCCAGTTCAAGATCCAACAGCTTGCCATATCAG GACTGAAGGTGAATCGATTGGACATGTATGGAGAAAAGTACAAACCCTTCAAAGGCATTAAGTATATGACCAAAGCTGGCAAATTCCAGGTCCGGACATAG